In the genome of Xanthocytophaga agilis, one region contains:
- the fsa gene encoding fructose-6-phosphate aldolase, protein MKFFIDTANLKEIQEAQDLGVLDGVTTNPSLMAKEGITGKENILNHYRAICNIVDGDVSAEVISTEFKGMVEEGELLAALDPKIVVKVPMIKDGIKAIKYFSQKGIKTNCTLVFSAGQALLAAKAGATYVSPFVGRLDDVSTDGLKLIEQIRLIYDNYGYATQILAASVRHPMHIIKCAELGSDVMTGPLSAITALMKHPLTDSGLEKFLKDMAGKW, encoded by the coding sequence ATGAAGTTTTTTATTGACACAGCAAATCTGAAAGAGATTCAGGAAGCTCAGGATCTGGGCGTGTTGGATGGCGTAACCACAAACCCCTCTCTGATGGCCAAAGAGGGTATTACCGGAAAAGAAAATATTCTGAATCACTACCGGGCTATCTGCAATATTGTAGATGGAGATGTAAGTGCGGAAGTAATCTCAACAGAGTTTAAAGGAATGGTGGAAGAAGGCGAATTGCTGGCAGCTCTGGACCCAAAGATCGTTGTGAAAGTGCCGATGATCAAAGATGGCATCAAAGCCATTAAATATTTTTCACAAAAAGGGATCAAAACCAATTGTACACTGGTATTCTCTGCCGGACAAGCTTTACTGGCAGCCAAAGCAGGAGCTACCTATGTATCTCCGTTTGTAGGCCGTTTGGATGATGTATCTACAGATGGGTTAAAACTGATCGAACAGATTCGTCTCATTTATGATAACTACGGATATGCCACTCAGATTCTGGCCGCTTCTGTACGTCACCCTATGCATATTATCAAGTGTGCAGAACTGGGATCTGACGTAATGACCGGACCTCTGAGTGCTATTACTGCATTGATGAAACACCCATTGACAGATTCTGGGTTGGAGAAATTCCTGAAGGATATGGCTGGCAAATGGTAA
- a CDS encoding aldose epimerase family protein, with protein sequence MKTFSQIFFATLLLGSMALVSCDQKSKTSENQDSVNVMEQTPKAGIQKDAPFGTLPDGKTADLYTLRNASGMEVKITNYGGTIVSWTAPDKDGKYEDIVLGCDSLGGYLKGVPYFGALIGRYGNRIGKGKFTLDGKTYTLATNNGPNALHGGKVGFDKVLWDATPVEGEEPSLKLTYVSKDGEEGYPGTLTTEVTYQLKNDNSLQISYKATTDKPTVVNLTNHTYFNLTGGVKRDILDHEVTLYADKLVPVDKGLIPTGELKPVAGTPFDFNTSTKIGARINDSSDVQIKYGLGYDHCWVLKESKDSLKHVATVYEPTSGRVLDTYTTEPAVQFYTGNFLDGTITGKNGIVYKHRYGFCLETEHYPDAPNKPSFPSTVLRPGETYATTTVYKFSTKK encoded by the coding sequence ATGAAAACGTTCTCTCAGATATTTTTTGCTACCCTCTTGCTGGGTAGTATGGCACTGGTATCCTGTGACCAGAAAAGCAAAACTTCAGAAAATCAAGACTCCGTAAATGTAATGGAACAAACCCCGAAAGCCGGAATTCAAAAAGATGCTCCTTTTGGCACATTGCCTGATGGCAAAACTGCCGATCTGTATACCCTCCGCAATGCTTCTGGTATGGAAGTGAAAATTACCAACTATGGTGGTACTATCGTTTCCTGGACTGCTCCTGACAAGGATGGTAAATATGAAGATATAGTATTGGGATGTGACTCTCTGGGTGGCTATCTGAAAGGTGTACCGTACTTTGGTGCATTGATTGGACGATATGGCAACCGTATCGGAAAAGGTAAATTTACGTTGGATGGAAAAACCTACACACTCGCTACTAACAATGGCCCCAATGCATTGCATGGTGGTAAAGTAGGATTCGATAAAGTGTTGTGGGATGCAACTCCAGTAGAAGGAGAGGAGCCATCATTGAAACTGACCTATGTGAGCAAAGATGGCGAAGAAGGATATCCCGGTACATTGACTACCGAAGTAACCTACCAACTAAAGAATGATAACTCTCTTCAAATCAGTTACAAAGCTACTACCGATAAACCTACAGTTGTCAACCTGACTAACCATACGTACTTCAACCTGACAGGTGGAGTAAAACGTGATATTCTGGATCATGAGGTAACGTTGTATGCCGATAAACTGGTACCTGTAGATAAAGGCCTGATTCCTACTGGTGAGTTAAAACCTGTAGCCGGAACTCCTTTTGATTTCAATACGTCTACCAAAATCGGAGCACGTATCAATGATTCTTCGGATGTGCAGATTAAATATGGTTTAGGATACGACCACTGCTGGGTATTGAAAGAGTCCAAAGATTCTCTGAAACATGTAGCGACTGTTTACGAACCAACTAGCGGACGTGTACTGGATACATACACTACCGAACCTGCTGTGCAGTTCTACACTGGTAACTTCCTGGATGGTACCATTACTGGTAAAAATGGTATAGTATACAAACACCGCTATGGTTTCTGTCTCGAAACAGAACACTATCCGGATGCTCCAAACAAGCCTTCTTTCCCAAGTACAGTGCTTCGTCCCGGAGAAACGTATGCAACTACAACTGTATACAAGTTTTCTACTAAGAAATAA